In Reichenbachiella agarivorans, one genomic interval encodes:
- a CDS encoding transglutaminase family protein: MWLRTSCELSFEIAVPTPFILMLRPRSGAQQWVAKEEYKITPHVPVFEYTDSYSNLCQRMVAPPGIFSVHTSAEVKTVDLMDQVPGAPFVEVQYLPDFVLSYLLPSRYCESDRFGDMACEITAGLTPGYDQVQAIEDWLRTNISYIPGSSNYPMSAVEVNLKQSGVCRDLAHLGIALCRSLSIPARMVVGYLYDLKPMDLHAWFEAYVGGRWYTFDAVHTGVKGGYVSVGYGRDATDVAISNQFGPSVFPLSQVVNVEMIDSPE; this comes from the coding sequence ATGTGGTTGAGAACCAGTTGTGAATTGTCATTTGAAATTGCTGTACCTACTCCATTTATCCTGATGCTGCGTCCGCGTAGTGGCGCACAGCAGTGGGTCGCTAAGGAAGAATACAAAATCACACCACATGTCCCTGTGTTTGAATACACAGACAGCTATAGCAACCTTTGTCAACGGATGGTCGCTCCTCCTGGGATTTTTTCGGTACATACCTCTGCAGAGGTCAAGACTGTCGATCTCATGGATCAAGTGCCGGGCGCACCGTTCGTGGAGGTACAGTATCTGCCTGATTTTGTGTTGAGTTACTTGCTGCCGAGTAGGTATTGCGAATCGGATCGTTTTGGTGACATGGCTTGTGAGATCACGGCAGGTCTGACTCCAGGCTATGATCAGGTTCAGGCGATTGAAGACTGGTTGCGGACGAATATCAGCTACATCCCAGGCAGTAGCAATTACCCCATGTCCGCTGTAGAGGTCAATCTCAAACAATCGGGTGTTTGTAGGGATTTGGCACATTTGGGGATTGCCTTGTGTCGCAGCCTGAGTATCCCCGCGCGTATGGTTGTAGGTTATCTCTATGATCTGAAGCCCATGGATCTGCATGCTTGGTTTGAGGCCTATGTCGGTGGGCGATGGTACACCTTTGATGCAGTACATACAGGAGTCAAGGGAGGATATGTCTCAGTAGGCTATGGACGTGACGCGACTGATGTGGCGATTTCCAACCAATTTGGCCCTTCTGTTTTTCCTCTGTCTCAAGTTGTGAATGTGGAAATGATTGATAGCCCTGAGTAG
- a CDS encoding carboxymuconolactone decarboxylase family protein, translating to MANLETKTREQVSEANQQIFDQLKSAVGFVPNLYTAYTHAETALADYLTLSNRKTSLNNKEKEVVNLIVSETNNCDYCKAAHTAVSKMNGFTDEQILEIRSGSAHFDSKLDALAQLVQNAAINKGQADQAPIDAFFAAGYTKENLVDVVLLIGDKTISNYLFGLGKFAIDFPAAQELQAVSA from the coding sequence ATGGCAAATTTAGAAACCAAAACAAGAGAGCAAGTATCTGAAGCAAACCAACAGATTTTTGACCAACTCAAATCAGCTGTAGGATTCGTACCCAACCTATATACTGCGTACACACATGCCGAAACAGCTTTGGCTGATTACCTCACACTCAGCAACAGAAAAACATCTCTCAACAACAAAGAGAAAGAAGTCGTGAACCTAATCGTAAGCGAAACCAACAATTGTGATTACTGTAAAGCAGCACATACAGCAGTGTCCAAGATGAACGGGTTCACAGACGAGCAAATCTTAGAAATCAGATCAGGCAGTGCACATTTTGATAGCAAACTGGATGCTTTGGCTCAGTTGGTACAAAATGCTGCCATCAACAAAGGACAAGCAGATCAAGCGCCAATTGATGCATTTTTTGCCGCTGGATATACCAAAGAAAACCTAGTTGATGTGGTACTATTGATTGGAGACAAAACGATAAGTAACTACCTTTTTGGATTAGGAAAATTTGCAATTGATTTTCCTGCAGCGCAAGAATTGCAAGCCGTATCTGCATAA
- a CDS encoding VIT1/CCC1 transporter family protein produces MVALFAPVQPMVYLQYAFALVFLILLGTIAAKTGGSDVLKAVMRITFWGTVAMGITAGIGYLFGVNMAG; encoded by the coding sequence TTGGTTGCACTTTTTGCTCCAGTCCAACCTATGGTTTATCTTCAATATGCTTTTGCTTTGGTCTTTCTGATTTTGTTGGGCACCATCGCTGCTAAAACCGGAGGATCAGATGTCCTCAAAGCCGTGATGCGTATTACCTTCTGGGGCACAGTCGCCATGGGTATCACCGCTGGTATTGGCTATCTGTTTGGAGTGAACATGGCCGGATAG
- a CDS encoding BspA family leucine-rich repeat surface protein — MIIQFFTSLFHRLSATLAESSAISAWRFVPSLKTKTTQMAVLLLLTTGLTQAQDRPFITTWKTTWPNQTIQIPWNWDTYSLDYTVDWGDGTIDTHVANNASHTYAQTGVYEVQISGFFDAIYMPSGSSSSLLSIEQWGDIEWRTMSYAFAGATNLQINATDAPDLSAVTDMSGMFQGATSLDADLSTWDVSQVTNMSSMFSGASSFDQNLGNWDISNVTNMSDMLYNTSLSISNYDQTLAGWAYLDADAGETKIPTYISFFNAKGLTTCDPTSRSILIDTYHWNIYDDKVLAGGIIPTLESLPAIVSKHAVQSLIPPTATDCNGTPITATTDATLPITDIQTVTWTYISASGGISTQEQKVWVGSPFTTTWETANDIDAQNFIKVPINSGFNYSYIVDWGDGSTDNTLYTNTKAPIHEYALAGTYTVSIYGQFPVFYGPGITDRTKLLSIDQWGDIEWETMNRAFSNMTNMTYQATDAPDLSQVTDLSNMFSNTKVFDADLSGWDVSNITNMSYMFSYASAFNQNLGSWNISNVTNMYGMLDNTLLSSSNYDQTLTGWSFLDTDAGEAKVPRWVSLGSSGLIYCDTDSHSSLTSSFSWNITGDKAAEAGIIPDSKTLDPVISKEPLSSLTPPMAMSCEGGIITATTDAVFPINSPQTITWTYTHDEGGTTTQEQEVWAGRPFVMKWQTMDSYSGKSNVIQIPLNPYSSLDYSYIVDWGDGIVDPTVYTKGTMPLHEYTSSGTYTISIYGYFPAAYQGYLYDRSKFLSIEQWGDIEWKTMASAFADLPNMVCNATDLPNLTQVTDLSYMFSNAKSFNSDLSHWDVSNITNMSSTFSNASAFNQNLGNWDISKVNYMSNMLNGTALSVSNYDQTLAGWATLDTEAGETNIPINMSLGANELVYCDGTSRSLLADVKYWTISGDETAEGGIVPDSKTLTSIFSTESLESLVPPTATSCSGEVITATTDAVFPIDAPQTVIWTYTSQEGGINTQSQYVFVGEPFVTTWQTLSGEGYSNFVYIPIITWNGNTYSFKVDWGDGSEDDTIYTSESFPIHEYETEGSYSVSIFGQFPAISAGNGPGADLLLSIDQWGDIEWKSMNYAFGGASNMIYKATDTPNLSNVTSMSEMFYKASSFNHNLGNWDISNIEDMDGMLDGTNLSAENYALTLAGWATLSGDETQIPEDIYLGADGLIYCDDTDRIILIETYNWEIEGDAAAEGGIVPDVRALSALVGNDGGTIESLVAPTATTCTGETITATTDVLLPITSSQTIAWTYTSTTGATATQNQYAYVGKPFVTTWETMSDYGKTNAIYIPINSWDDYTYSFSVDWGDGSSDNTIYTEDSNPVHEYETTGQYTVSIYGQFPAIYADNWDGRRLLSIDQWGDIEWETMEEAFAYAENMVYKATDVPDLSKVTSMSEMFYYALSFDGDLSSWDVSQVEDMYSMLYRASSFDHNLASWDISSVTDMDRMLSRSGLSLQNYSLTLAGWATLDTEAGEIKIPTGIELGSDELYYCDETYRNLLIDTYSWDIYDDEQNCPPTISEVLEDIVGACSVDMPATLPTAYDEENNEIITGVTNAAFPIYANTEITWIFTDREGNSSTQTQQVIITDDTAPAPDMATLPTLSSQCDPITSLLAPTATDLCSGSITGTTDIVLPITESTMVTWTFTDAAGNQTTQTQTVTIEDTTAPVANVASLETITGECTIAANAITVPLATDNCNGEIIATTETVFPITATTTVTWVYTDGLGNQSSQTQEVIIECATLGVDETFASVEIYPNPASASFSLSSQEEANTVIIMDVSGHTVKQFTQSQHNYDIRELPVGIYLVEFYLSGTKQVRRLIKQ, encoded by the coding sequence ATGATCATACAATTTTTTACTTCCCTATTCCACCGACTCAGCGCAACTCTTGCCGAGTCATCCGCCATCTCAGCATGGCGCTTTGTCCCATCTCTCAAAACCAAGACAACACAGATGGCCGTGCTACTCTTGCTTACTACTGGATTGACCCAGGCGCAAGATCGCCCGTTCATCACGACTTGGAAAACGACTTGGCCCAATCAAACCATTCAAATACCATGGAACTGGGACACGTACAGCTTGGATTATACCGTAGACTGGGGTGATGGCACGATCGATACGCATGTAGCGAATAATGCTTCTCATACCTATGCCCAAACAGGAGTTTATGAAGTACAAATCAGTGGCTTCTTTGACGCCATATACATGCCAAGCGGTAGCAGTTCCAGCTTGCTCAGCATTGAGCAATGGGGAGACATTGAGTGGCGTACGATGAGCTATGCATTCGCAGGTGCCACTAACTTGCAGATCAATGCCACAGACGCACCGGATCTGTCAGCAGTGACGGACATGTCTGGGATGTTTCAAGGAGCCACATCACTAGATGCTGATCTAAGCACCTGGGATGTCAGTCAGGTAACCAATATGTCTAGCATGTTTTCTGGTGCCAGCTCATTTGATCAAAACCTAGGCAATTGGGATATCAGTAACGTGACCAATATGTCGGACATGCTTTACAATACCTCGCTTTCGATTTCCAACTATGACCAGACGCTCGCTGGGTGGGCATATCTGGACGCAGATGCTGGGGAAACAAAGATTCCTACCTACATATCCTTTTTCAACGCAAAGGGTCTCACTACCTGTGATCCGACTAGTAGATCAATCCTGATAGACACATACCATTGGAATATTTATGATGATAAAGTCTTGGCTGGTGGGATTATCCCAACTCTAGAGTCACTGCCTGCAATCGTGAGCAAACATGCAGTCCAATCCTTGATTCCTCCTACAGCGACAGATTGCAATGGGACTCCCATTACCGCTACTACAGATGCCACATTGCCAATTACCGATATACAAACTGTCACTTGGACATATATTTCAGCCAGCGGAGGTATAAGTACCCAAGAACAAAAGGTCTGGGTAGGCAGCCCCTTCACTACTACATGGGAAACAGCTAATGACATAGATGCCCAAAATTTCATTAAAGTCCCAATCAACAGTGGATTCAATTATAGCTATATAGTAGACTGGGGTGATGGCAGCACGGACAATACCCTCTACACCAACACCAAAGCACCGATCCATGAATATGCATTGGCAGGTACTTACACTGTTTCTATCTATGGACAATTCCCTGTTTTTTATGGTCCTGGAATCACTGATAGAACCAAACTACTGAGCATCGACCAATGGGGAGATATCGAGTGGGAGACGATGAATCGAGCATTCTCAAACATGACCAACATGACCTATCAGGCTACTGATGCACCTGATCTCTCCCAAGTGACTGACCTGTCCAATATGTTTAGCAATACGAAGGTATTCGACGCTGACCTCAGTGGATGGGATGTGAGTAACATCACCAATATGTCGTACATGTTTAGTTATGCATCTGCATTCAACCAAAACTTAGGCAGTTGGAACATCAGCAACGTAACCAACATGTATGGTATGTTGGATAATACGCTTCTATCTAGTTCGAACTATGACCAAACATTGACTGGCTGGTCCTTTCTAGACACAGATGCTGGGGAAGCAAAAGTTCCACGATGGGTGTCCTTAGGATCTTCTGGGCTTATATACTGTGATACAGACAGTCATTCGTCATTGACCAGCAGCTTTAGTTGGAATATCACTGGAGACAAAGCAGCAGAAGCAGGTATCATACCCGACAGCAAAACTTTGGATCCCGTAATCAGCAAAGAACCTCTTTCAAGCCTAACACCCCCTATGGCTATGTCCTGCGAGGGCGGAATCATTACTGCCACAACAGATGCCGTTTTCCCAATAAATAGCCCACAAACGATCACTTGGACTTACACCCACGATGAAGGAGGAACAACTACACAAGAACAGGAAGTTTGGGCAGGAAGACCCTTTGTCATGAAATGGCAAACCATGGATAGTTACAGCGGAAAATCAAATGTCATTCAGATACCTCTTAACCCATACAGTTCACTCGATTACAGCTACATAGTGGATTGGGGTGATGGTATTGTAGATCCTACAGTATATACCAAGGGAACAATGCCTTTACACGAATATACTTCATCCGGTACCTATACTATCTCTATATATGGCTATTTTCCAGCAGCATATCAAGGATACCTATATGACAGATCCAAATTCTTAAGCATCGAACAATGGGGTGATATCGAATGGAAAACGATGGCCTCAGCATTCGCTGATTTACCCAACATGGTTTGTAATGCCACGGATCTGCCGAATCTAACACAGGTGACGGATTTATCTTACATGTTTAGTAATGCAAAGTCATTCAACAGTGACCTGAGTCATTGGGATGTCAGTAACATTACCAATATGTCCAGTACGTTCAGCAATGCCTCTGCCTTTAATCAAAATTTGGGCAATTGGGATATTAGCAAGGTCAACTATATGTCTAACATGCTCAATGGCACGGCTCTATCTGTGTCGAACTATGATCAGACACTGGCTGGTTGGGCAACGTTAGATACTGAGGCAGGAGAGACAAATATTCCTATCAACATGTCCCTCGGTGCGAATGAATTAGTCTACTGTGATGGCACGAGTCGATCGCTGCTAGCTGATGTCAAATATTGGACAATTTCAGGTGACGAGACAGCAGAAGGCGGTATTGTGCCCGATAGCAAAACCTTGACATCAATATTCAGCACTGAATCTTTGGAAAGTCTGGTACCGCCAACAGCAACATCTTGTAGTGGAGAAGTGATTACGGCGACTACTGATGCTGTATTCCCTATCGACGCGCCTCAAACCGTCATCTGGACCTATACTAGCCAAGAGGGAGGAATCAACACCCAGTCACAATATGTCTTTGTGGGAGAACCTTTTGTCACTACATGGCAGACTTTAAGTGGTGAAGGATACAGCAATTTTGTGTACATCCCGATCATCACATGGAATGGTAACACATATAGTTTTAAGGTTGATTGGGGAGACGGCTCAGAGGATGACACCATATATACATCAGAATCTTTCCCTATACACGAGTATGAAACCGAAGGAAGCTATAGCGTGTCCATCTTTGGTCAATTCCCTGCAATAAGTGCTGGTAATGGTCCTGGAGCTGACTTACTGTTGAGCATAGATCAATGGGGGGATATTGAATGGAAATCTATGAACTATGCATTTGGTGGAGCATCGAATATGATCTACAAAGCAACAGATACACCCAACTTGTCAAATGTCACAAGCATGAGTGAAATGTTCTACAAAGCATCTTCATTCAATCACAATTTAGGAAACTGGGATATCAGCAATATCGAGGACATGGATGGAATGTTGGATGGCACGAACCTATCTGCTGAAAACTATGCCCTAACCTTAGCAGGATGGGCTACACTATCTGGTGACGAGACACAAATACCCGAAGATATCTATTTGGGTGCGGATGGCTTGATATACTGTGACGATACAGATAGAATAATATTAATTGAAACATACAATTGGGAAATAGAAGGGGATGCAGCTGCCGAAGGGGGTATTGTACCTGATGTCAGGGCATTGTCTGCTCTTGTTGGTAATGATGGAGGCACCATCGAAAGTTTAGTTGCTCCTACTGCCACTACTTGTACTGGCGAGACGATCACAGCTACGACAGATGTTCTCCTCCCTATTACTTCTTCGCAAACCATTGCATGGACATATACGTCGACAACAGGCGCTACAGCCACGCAAAACCAATATGCTTATGTAGGCAAGCCTTTTGTGACCACATGGGAGACCATGTCTGATTATGGAAAAACCAATGCCATTTATATCCCGATCAATTCTTGGGATGATTATACCTATAGTTTTTCAGTTGATTGGGGGGATGGTTCCTCAGACAATACAATATACACCGAGGATTCAAATCCTGTTCATGAATATGAAACTACAGGTCAATACACCGTCTCCATTTATGGTCAGTTTCCAGCCATATATGCTGATAATTGGGATGGACGGAGATTATTGAGTATTGATCAATGGGGAGATATCGAATGGGAGACCATGGAAGAAGCATTTGCATACGCAGAAAACATGGTGTACAAAGCGACAGATGTGCCCGATCTATCCAAGGTCACAAGCATGAGTGAAATGTTCTATTATGCATTATCTTTCGACGGAGATTTGAGTTCTTGGGATGTAAGCCAAGTAGAAGATATGTATTCTATGCTTTACCGTGCTTCGTCATTTGATCATAACCTCGCATCATGGGATATCAGTTCTGTCACAGATATGGATCGTATGCTCAGTCGCTCTGGGCTTTCTTTACAAAACTATTCCTTGACTCTAGCAGGCTGGGCTACTCTGGATACAGAGGCAGGCGAAATAAAAATCCCCACGGGCATTGAACTTGGATCAGACGAATTGTATTACTGTGATGAAACCTATAGGAATCTCCTAATTGATACTTATAGTTGGGACATCTATGATGATGAGCAAAACTGCCCTCCGACGATTTCGGAGGTGCTGGAGGATATAGTGGGTGCATGTAGCGTAGACATGCCTGCTACACTGCCAACTGCCTATGATGAAGAGAATAACGAAATCATCACAGGTGTGACGAATGCGGCATTCCCAATCTATGCAAACACGGAGATTACATGGATATTTACAGATCGTGAGGGCAACAGCTCTACGCAGACACAACAAGTAATCATCACTGATGATACCGCTCCAGCTCCTGACATGGCTACATTACCCACCCTAAGTAGCCAATGTGACCCAATAACATCGCTCCTAGCACCAACCGCTACGGATCTTTGTAGTGGATCAATCACTGGGACAACGGATATCGTACTGCCAATCACTGAGTCGACAATGGTTACTTGGACGTTCACCGATGCAGCTGGGAATCAAACCACACAGACGCAAACAGTCACCATCGAAGACACAACTGCACCTGTAGCCAATGTAGCTTCACTTGAAACAATAACTGGAGAATGTACCATTGCTGCTAATGCCATTACAGTTCCTCTTGCGACGGACAATTGCAATGGCGAGATAATAGCCACTACAGAAACCGTCTTCCCAATCACTGCTACCACCACTGTCACATGGGTCTATACAGATGGATTAGGCAATCAATCTTCTCAAACACAAGAAGTAATCATCGAGTGTGCGACTTTAGGTGTAGATGAGACATTTGCCTCCGTGGAGATTTATCCCAACCCAGCCTCTGCTTCATTTAGCTTGTCTAGTCAAGAAGAGGCAAATACAGTAATCATCATGGATGTCAGTGGTCATACGGTAAAGCAATTTACCCAGTCACAACACAACTACGACATCAGAGAATTACCTGTTGGTATTTACCTTGTTGAGTTTTATCTGAGTGGAACCAAACAGGTGAGAAGATTGATAAAACAATAA
- a CDS encoding VIT1/CCC1 transporter family protein has product MNPENHYVNRSNWLRAAILGANDGIISTASIVIGVAAASSTREPVILAGVAGLVAGALSMAAGEYVSVSSQADLESADLHREQQELDEMPEAEMHELAKIYERRGLDKTLAMEVAKQLHEHDALAAHARDELGINEITQAKPLQAALASGAAFHFWRCITCLGCTFCSSPTYGLSSICFCFGLSDFVGHHRC; this is encoded by the coding sequence ATGAACCCAGAAAACCATTACGTCAACCGCAGCAACTGGCTGAGAGCAGCAATATTGGGCGCCAATGATGGCATCATCTCTACTGCGAGCATCGTCATCGGTGTGGCGGCAGCTAGTAGTACCCGAGAACCTGTGATTTTAGCAGGTGTGGCTGGATTGGTCGCAGGAGCGCTTTCGATGGCAGCCGGAGAATATGTGTCTGTCAGTTCACAGGCGGATTTAGAAAGTGCAGATCTACATCGAGAGCAGCAGGAGCTAGATGAAATGCCTGAAGCAGAGATGCACGAATTAGCCAAAATTTACGAAAGAAGAGGGCTAGATAAAACTCTCGCGATGGAGGTTGCCAAACAGCTCCATGAACATGATGCACTCGCCGCACATGCCCGAGACGAACTCGGGATCAATGAAATCACCCAAGCCAAGCCACTGCAAGCTGCCCTTGCTTCTGGAGCAGCTTTTCATTTTTGGAGGTGTATTACCTGTCTTGGTTGCACTTTTTGCTCCAGTCCAACCTATGGTTTATCTTCAATATGCTTTTGCTTTGGTCTTTCTGATTTTGTTGGGCACCATCGCTGCTAA
- a CDS encoding carbon-nitrogen hydrolase: MSKLKVGIVQQTCSTDKQANIDKSIAGIRQCVSEGAELVVLQELHCGIYFCQAEEVEMFDWAETLPGPSYQQFSAIAKELKIVLVTSLFEKRAPGIYHNTAVVFEKDGTEAGRYRKMHIPDDPAYYEKFYFTPGDMGFEPIQTSVGKLGVLVCWDQWYPEAARLMAMAGAEMLIYPTAIGYESSDAEAEKSRQRGAWMISQRGHAVANGLPVISVNRVGIEPDWSGVTKGIEFWGTSFVAGPQGEILWEADQQSELNQVIEIDKARTEEVRRIWPFFRDRRIDAYGDITKRYRD, from the coding sequence ATGAGCAAATTGAAAGTCGGTATTGTACAACAAACTTGTTCGACAGACAAGCAAGCCAACATAGACAAGAGCATCGCGGGCATCCGACAGTGCGTGTCAGAGGGAGCCGAATTGGTTGTCCTTCAAGAGCTACACTGCGGCATCTATTTTTGCCAAGCTGAGGAGGTAGAGATGTTTGATTGGGCGGAGACTTTGCCAGGGCCATCGTATCAGCAATTTTCGGCGATAGCCAAGGAATTGAAAATCGTCTTGGTGACTTCTTTGTTCGAGAAGCGCGCCCCAGGTATCTATCACAATACTGCCGTGGTGTTTGAAAAGGATGGAACAGAGGCTGGGCGCTACCGCAAAATGCACATCCCAGATGATCCAGCCTATTACGAAAAATTCTACTTCACGCCAGGCGACATGGGCTTTGAGCCGATTCAGACCTCTGTTGGCAAACTTGGAGTCCTAGTATGCTGGGATCAGTGGTATCCTGAGGCAGCACGCTTGATGGCGATGGCCGGAGCAGAGATGTTGATCTACCCGACAGCCATTGGCTATGAAAGCAGCGATGCGGAGGCCGAAAAATCTCGTCAGCGTGGGGCATGGATGATTTCACAGCGCGGACATGCAGTAGCCAATGGGTTGCCTGTCATCTCTGTCAATCGAGTCGGCATAGAGCCAGACTGGTCTGGTGTGACCAAAGGCATAGAGTTTTGGGGGACGAGCTTCGTGGCGGGCCCACAAGGGGAAATCCTCTGGGAGGCGGATCAACAATCTGAATTGAATCAGGTGATAGAAATCGACAAAGCTAGAACTGAAGAAGTACGCAGAATCTGGCCATTCTTCCGTGACCGTCGCATTGATGCCTATGGTGATATCACGAAGAGGTATAGGGATTAA
- a CDS encoding helix-turn-helix domain-containing protein has translation MYLEYKDKQLQSFLRLTDQIDLITENRVIKKGMNHLFWNQSDQTILLRVNGFPVSLLPNHITTATELQEVIVLFWQKGLITLSFNREFYCLRDHEEEVSCNGIIFYGTKEIPLIQLSEPETVKMQSLFLVFEEEFDTQDTVQGEMLQMLLTRMIIKCTRLAKEQLAMQPTSSGSSDLVRAYTLLVDKHFKTVKNVSAYADMLNKSPKTLANSFSQHSDKSPLRIIHERLIAEAKRILLKTDKTAKETAYELGFDDASAFNKLFKKISGLSPMEYKQMQKVQD, from the coding sequence ATGTACCTAGAATATAAAGACAAACAGTTACAGTCATTTTTGAGATTGACAGATCAAATAGATTTGATCACTGAAAACCGTGTCATCAAAAAAGGGATGAATCATCTGTTTTGGAATCAATCCGATCAAACTATCTTGTTGCGGGTCAATGGATTCCCTGTCAGTTTATTACCCAATCACATCACCACAGCGACTGAGCTGCAAGAGGTAATTGTCCTTTTTTGGCAAAAGGGACTCATTACTTTGTCATTCAACAGAGAATTTTATTGTCTCCGAGATCATGAAGAAGAGGTCTCGTGCAATGGTATAATTTTTTATGGCACAAAGGAAATACCCTTAATCCAGCTAAGTGAACCTGAAACAGTCAAAATGCAGAGCTTGTTTCTGGTTTTTGAGGAGGAATTTGATACACAGGATACGGTGCAAGGCGAGATGCTGCAGATGTTACTCACTCGTATGATTATCAAATGTACCCGACTAGCAAAAGAACAACTAGCCATGCAACCCACCAGCAGCGGCTCTTCTGATTTGGTTCGTGCCTATACTCTGTTGGTTGACAAACATTTCAAGACGGTCAAAAACGTCTCCGCATATGCTGATATGCTCAACAAGTCTCCCAAGACACTCGCCAATTCATTTTCTCAACACAGCGACAAGAGTCCTTTGCGCATCATTCATGAACGACTCATTGCAGAGGCCAAACGGATTTTATTGAAAACAGACAAAACAGCAAAGGAAACAGCCTATGAATTGGGCTTTGATGATGCGTCTGCTTTTAATAAGCTATTCAAAAAAATCTCTGGACTTTCTCCTATGGAGTACAAGCAAATGCAAAAAGTGCAAGATTAG
- a CDS encoding agmatine deiminase family protein, producing MTRLPAEWEAQSFIQYTFPHRNSDWAYMYDEVVVCFVRIIEATARFEPVLVVCHDEREVSAHFANRTKFPIHFQTIEANDTWARDHAAITVLDGDKPTLLDFTFNGWGQKFEASLDNQITRNLGTNRFSSLTIQTEDFVLEGGAIESDGQGTLLTTTECLLSPYRNPKMSQSEIETYLKKTFGLQKVLWLDHGYLAGDDTDSHIDTLARLCTPNIIAYVKCDDPTDEHYVALQQMEAQLKTFSNAAGETYQLVALPWPDACFDADGNRLPATYANFLIVNGAVLVPTYDVAQDQNALDIIQGIFPDREIVGLDCRPLIDQHGSLHCISMQFPVQVEMNQR from the coding sequence ATGACACGATTGCCCGCCGAATGGGAAGCCCAAAGTTTTATCCAATATACCTTTCCTCATCGTAACAGCGACTGGGCGTACATGTATGATGAAGTCGTAGTTTGTTTCGTCCGTATCATTGAGGCCACCGCACGTTTTGAGCCAGTATTGGTGGTTTGTCATGATGAAAGGGAAGTCTCAGCCCATTTTGCGAATCGCACGAAATTTCCAATCCATTTTCAGACTATAGAGGCCAATGACACGTGGGCAAGAGATCATGCTGCGATCACTGTCTTGGATGGCGACAAGCCTACATTATTGGATTTTACCTTCAATGGCTGGGGACAAAAATTTGAGGCAAGTCTGGACAATCAGATCACCAGAAATCTAGGCACCAATCGATTCTCGTCTCTTACGATCCAAACGGAAGATTTTGTACTAGAAGGTGGTGCCATAGAATCAGATGGCCAGGGGACTTTGCTCACTACGACAGAGTGCTTGCTCTCACCCTATCGCAACCCCAAAATGTCTCAGTCTGAGATAGAAACCTATCTGAAAAAGACTTTCGGTCTTCAAAAAGTGCTATGGCTCGATCATGGTTATTTGGCCGGTGACGACACAGATTCGCACATTGACACCCTAGCCAGATTGTGTACACCTAATATCATTGCCTATGTCAAATGTGATGATCCAACAGATGAGCACTACGTAGCACTCCAGCAGATGGAAGCCCAACTCAAGACTTTTAGCAATGCAGCAGGGGAAACTTACCAGTTGGTTGCCTTGCCATGGCCTGATGCTTGCTTTGATGCAGATGGTAACAGACTGCCTGCTACCTATGCCAACTTTCTGATAGTCAATGGAGCAGTACTCGTACCGACTTATGACGTAGCTCAAGATCAAAATGCCTTGGATATCATTCAAGGAATCTTTCCCGATAGGGAAATCGTAGGATTAGACTGTAGGCCACTCATAGACCAGCATGGTTCGCTGCATTGTATATCTATGCAATTTCCTGTACAGGTTGAAATGAATCAACGTTGA
- a CDS encoding DUF7079 family protein, which produces MNPLKKPVLDIAARRPIWVALSNLYLDTALQESDYYQIAKSIIDSPYTLEEVRLIDKHEVFPVLLPNMLRVAGEWTGFEETLLVEQILDSLKRRSVLKNMADACTYYLYRWMNKDDWEKIEIVYNQMTAE; this is translated from the coding sequence TTGAATCCTTTGAAAAAACCTGTCCTAGACATAGCAGCACGAAGACCTATTTGGGTCGCACTGTCCAACTTGTATCTGGATACAGCACTGCAAGAATCAGACTATTATCAGATTGCAAAGAGCATCATTGATAGTCCCTACACTTTGGAAGAGGTGAGATTAATAGATAAGCATGAGGTGTTTCCTGTTCTCTTACCTAACATGCTTCGGGTAGCAGGCGAATGGACTGGATTCGAAGAAACACTGCTGGTGGAGCAAATTCTCGATTCTCTCAAACGCAGAAGCGTTCTCAAAAATATGGCTGATGCATGCACCTATTACTTATACCGATGGATGAATAAGGATGATTGGGAAAAGATAGAAATAGTGTACAATCAAATGACGGCTGAATGA